The proteins below are encoded in one region of Agelaius phoeniceus isolate bAgePho1 chromosome 35, bAgePho1.hap1, whole genome shotgun sequence:
- the SMAGP gene encoding small cell adhesion glycoprotein, translating to MEGDQPHLSSDLTTPYLRKAPTPPGHEDADTAVIAVVITLVFLTLLTVLVVIGIYLYRNQGSYHTYEQPEPDTAPREEPPAKDKEEYFI from the exons ATGGAGGGAGATCAGCCCCACCTGAGCTCAG ACCTGACCACGCCGTACCTGAGGAAGGCTCCCACCCCCCCCGGCCATGAGGACGCCGACACCGCCGTGATCGCAG TGGTGATCACCCTGGTGTTCCTGACCCTGCTGACCGTGCTGGTGGTGATTGGGATTTACCTGTACCGGAACCAGGGCTCCTACCACACCTACGAGCAGCCCGAGCCCGACACCGCCCCACGGGAGGAGCCTCCGGCCAAGGACAAAGAGGAATATTTTATCTAA